In Temnothorax longispinosus isolate EJ_2023e chromosome 2, Tlon_JGU_v1, whole genome shotgun sequence, one DNA window encodes the following:
- the LOC139808744 gene encoding caspase-1-like, with protein MNDFHRRSIEIQQVNYYKMSRPKRGMAIIFNHVHYHKNLGEGVRPRPGTNVDCHNLEDILRNLKFEVTICTNYTLEKIKNELQKAALRDHSESDCIMVIVLSHGNFGNVLAFDTTYDVNTLPKFFTADNCPTLAGKPKMFWISACGGNGIDPGVDVEVEIDTEIEMDTTSRRKFRIPIYADILVTFSSHPGYFAQK; from the exons ATGAATGACTTCCATCGGCGAAGTATTGAAATACA gcAAGTCAACTACTATAAAATGAGTCGTCCCAAGAGGGGGATGGCGATCATTTTTAACCACGTACATTACCACAAGAATTTGGGCGAAGGGGTACGCCCTCGCCCTGGCACAAATGTGGATTGCCACAACTTGGAAGACATATTACGAAATCTTAAATTCGAAGTAACAATTTGCACAAATTATACactcgaaaaaataaaaaacgaattaCAAAAAG CTGCCTTAAGAGATCACTCAGAGAGCGACTGCATCATGGTTATTGTTTTGTCCCATGGAAATTTTGGAAACGTTCTTGCATTCGACACCACCTATGACGTTAATACCCTGCCGAAGTTTTTTACTGCGGATAACTGCCCCACCCTGGCAGGGAAACCAAAAATGTTTTGGATATCAGCATGTGGAGGAAACGGAATAGACCCTGGTGTCGACGTAGAAGTCGAAATAGATACGGAGATAGAGATGGATACAACGTCTAGAAGAAAATTTCGGATTCCAATCTATGCCGATATCTTAGTGACATTCTCAAGTCATCCAG GTTATTTCgcacagaaataa